From Heterodontus francisci isolate sHetFra1 chromosome 9, sHetFra1.hap1, whole genome shotgun sequence, the proteins below share one genomic window:
- the LOC137373369 gene encoding probable G-protein coupled receptor 139 has product MPLIIKGVDRVDREKLFPLFGSPEQGDTTVKLELGSSGSTSSNKRTVEILNFQPIKAVTAQSIQNFKNKIVVRKKKGKRWLAFIYHLSEQLDVSKRFTTIGEFLKNNQCSHVGNTAASMCITRVLKVMELREINEVKVQVNHDPIEWQNTFDGLNSQLLFQSPHVPMEFPYSLRWLSIIPSFLFCSIISVNSVAILILSRGKCGLSNCITHYLVAMAVADLLVVFTDVILFTLIHIHFPGTYLGTTPARSLVLVLLSAATDISVWFTVAFTFDRFVAICCPKLKTKYCTEKTVAVIVTTVSVFFCFKNIPWYFIYEPEYIIDNVPWGYIESLSYYTEAAWITFESLSMILTPFLPFVLILLLNALTVRHILVASRVRRKLLDHSKTENHTDPEMENRRKSIILMFTISGSFILLWMTNVAFFIYWRIADIYDYTSPHDPAYITEQSGYMLQLLSTCTNTCIYVVTQTKFREQLKNAVKYPFTAIVNLFK; this is encoded by the coding sequence ATGCCTCTgataattaaaggagttgatagggtagatagagagaaactgtttcctctgttcgggagtccagaacaaggagacacaactgtaaaattagagctaggcagttcaggaagcacttcctcaaaCAAAAGAACAGTGGAAATCTTGAATTTTCAACCCATAAAAGCTGTTACGGCTCAGTCCATTCAAAATTTCAAAAACAAGATTGTTGttagaaagaaaaaaggaaaaagatggcttgcatttatatatcacctttcagaacagctggatgtctcaaagcgctttacaaccattgGAGAATTTTTGAAGAATAATCAGTGCtctcatgtaggaaacacagcagccagtatgtgcaTAACTAGAGTATTGAAGGTTATGGAACTGAGGGAGATAAATGAAGTTAAGGTACAGGTcaaccatgatccaattgaatggcagaacacatttgatgggctgaatagccaacTGCTCTTCCAAAGTCCTCACGTTCCGATGGAATTCCCATATTCTCTGAGATGGCTATCTATAATTCCCTCGTTTTTGTTTTGTTCCATTATTTCAGTTAACTcagtggcgattctgatcctgtcacgaggaaagtgcggactctccaattGTATCacccactacctggtggccatggctgtGGCAGATCTACTGGTTGTTTTCACTGATGTGATACTGTTTACACTTATTCATATTCATTTCCCAGGTACTTACCTGGGCACCACTCCTGCACGTTCTCtcgtacttgtacttctttctgcagccacagacatttctgtctggttcaccgtcgctttcacctttgatcgatttgttgcaatttgttgcccgaagctgaaaacaaaatattgcacagagaaaactGTGGCTGTGATTGTAACGACAGTGAGTGTGTTTTTTTGCTTCAAAAATATTCCTtggtactttatatatgaacctgaatatataattgacaatgtaccctgGGGGTATATTGAATCACTGAGCTACTACACTGAAGCTGCCTGGATAACATTCGAGAGTCTAAGTATGATTTTAACCCCTTTCCTTCCATtcgttctgattttactgctcaatgctctgactgtcagacacattttagtggccagcagAGTCCGCAGGAAACTACTGGATCACAGCAAGACTGAGAATCacactgacccagagatggagaaccgaaggaaatccatcattttaatgttcactatatctggcagctttatactgttatggatgacgaaTGTTGCATTTTTCATTTATTGGCGAATTGCTGACATTTATGATTACACAAGTCCCCATGATCCTGCATACATCACCGAACAATCTGGCTACATGCTGCAGCTTTTGAGCACCTGCACCAACACCTGTATTTATgtagtgacccagactaaattcagagagcagctgaagaatgcAGTCAAATATCCATTCACTGCAATTGTTAACTTATTTAAATGA